In one Silene latifolia isolate original U9 population chromosome 10, ASM4854445v1, whole genome shotgun sequence genomic region, the following are encoded:
- the LOC141607705 gene encoding protein FAR1-RELATED SEQUENCE 5-like, which produces MGNKEPQCILTDQDPVIKLGVRSVFKKARHRYCMWHIMKKLTDKVESQIYKETDFVERICGVVWDTDLEPIEFEEKWTQVINDFEWNDNTWLTYMYGKKYKWIPAYFRDLPLGCLLKTTQRSESQNSYFKRFESIDGTLVEFWLRFQSAMEQQRYNHRFLDAASDSTLPQVSLRQ; this is translated from the coding sequence ATGGGCAACAAGGAACCTCAGTGCATTCTTACTGATCAAGATCCGGTAATTAAACTCGGGGTGCGTTCTGTATTCAAGAAAGCAAGACATCGctactgcatgtggcatataatgaaaaaaCTTACCGATAAAGTTGAGTCACAGATTTATAAGGAGACTGACTTTGTTGAGCGGATATGTGGAGTTGTTTGGGATACTGACTTGGAACCCATTGagtttgaagaaaaatggactCAAGTGATTAATGACTTTGAGTGGAATGATAATACTTGGTTGACATACATGTATGGCAAAAAGTACAAATGGATACCTGCTTACTTTAGGGATTTGCCTTTAGGCTGCCTTTTGAAAACtacacaaagatcagagagtcAAAACAGTTATTTCAAAAGATTTGAGAGCATAGATGGCACACTTGTAGAATTTTGGTTGCGTTTTCAGAGTGCAATGGAACAACAACGCTATAATCACAGATTTCTTGATGCTGCAAGTGACAGCACATTGCCACAGGTTTCTCTAAGACAATGA